DNA sequence from the Candidatus Eremiobacteraceae bacterium genome:
CTACGCCCAGACTGCGCGTCGCATCGGCGCCGATGCCGGCGTGAATATCGAAATCGTTCCGATCGGCGCGTCCGCGGATACCTCAGGTGCGCTCGCCATCGTCCTACGCATAGTCGACGAGCCCACCGTCCACGGTTTGATCATCCAACGCCCGCTGCCGGCGAAGTTGGACGAACAACGCATCGTCGAAGCCATCGATCCGGCCAAGGACGTCGACGGCGCTCATCCTTACAATCAAGGTCTGCTCGCGCTTGGAAAGCCGCAGTTCGTGCCGTCGACCGCGAGCGCGGTGCTGGAAATCTTGAGCCTGCCGCCGACGCCGCCCTTGCGCGGCGCGCGCGTCGCGGTCGTGGGGCGCTCGGCCGTCGTGGGACGGCCCGCCGCTGCACTTCTCACCGCGGCGGATGCCACAGTCACTGTTTGCCACTCGCGAACGAAAGATTTAGCCGCCATCACGTTCGCGTCGGATATCGTCGTCTTGGCGGTGGGTAAGCCCGGATTTCTCACGGGAGATATGGTGGCGCCCGGCGCGATCGTCGTCGATGTGGGCACGACGGTGGTGGACGGCCGGCTCGTCGGCGATGCCGATCCCATCAGCGTGTCCGCGGTCGCGGGAGCCCTGACGCCGGTGCCGGGGGGCGTCGGTCCGATAACGACCTCGATCTTGCTTCGAAATATCGTGAGCGCCGCCGAGGCGCTAAATCAGTCCTGACTTCCCGCGCGCCCGCCATGGGCAAAACACACGAGCACGCGGCGCTCGTCGCGAAATCCCACCAGACTCTTCTTCTGCTTACCACGCCGCAGCGCGTCGAACGCGTTTCCGACCATCTCTTCTTGCGCCGCCGGATCGTCGTCGCCGTCGGCCGGCGGATTGGCTGCGACCCGGTCGCCAAACGCGTCGACGAGCAACGCGATGACCACTGCAAGCTCTTCGCGCGCGACCGTGCGCGTGTCGCGCCGCACTTCAACGATCGTGATCCCGTTCACGGCTTCCATCTCGATCGATACTCTGATTCCGGAGCGCCGGTCGAGATCGTGAAACGCTTGCATGTGCTCGTGGACCGCGCGCGTGAACGCGGCGCGTTCGGCTTTGCCGATGGCTCCGCGCACGATGAAATAAAACGATATGGAGCGCGCCTTGGAATCGATGGCGATGCGAGAAAGCTCGGAGTGCCGGACGAGAAGCGAGACTATGAGGCGAACCGTTTCATTTGGGTCGTCGGGCAGACGGCGTTCGATCAATGAATATCTCCGGAAAACGCTGGAATCGGTGCGATGAAAAAACTGCCTTGGTGTTTGATTTACCCGGTCTTTCGGAGCGGTCCTGCCGGCAACGGCAAGGTATTGAGCAAGGCCGACGACAAAGACCGAACGCGATGACTGCGCGTCCGCGCTCCCCCATCACCGCGCCCTCCTCCGAGCAGATCGCGTTCGTCGAGCACGCTATGGCGACATACGGTCGCCAAACCTACAATTACGCGTATCGCCTGACAGGCAACGAATCCGACGCGCGCGATCTCACGCAAGAAGCGTTCATCCGCGTTTTCCGTGCCTGGCAAAGTTTTCGCGAGGGCACTTCGTTCCTCTCGTGGATCTACCGGATCGTCACGAACCTTCATCGTGACGAGCTGCGCAAGCGGAAAGGCGTGTTCGTCGAGCCGCTGCCGGAAGACAATCAGCCGCAATCACGCCCCGCGCTCGACGCATCACACGACCCCATCGCGAATCTCCACGAACGCCAGTTGTCGCCGGTGATGGAGCGCGCCCTCAAAGCGATGTCGTACGATCAGCGCGTCGTCGTCGTTCTTGCCGACATCGAGGAGTATTCATATCAAGAGATCGCCGACATCGTCAGCTGCTCGATCGGC
Encoded proteins:
- a CDS encoding bifunctional 5,10-methylenetetrahydrofolate dehydrogenase/5,10-methenyltetrahydrofolate cyclohydrolase, whose protein sequence is MMAATRLEGRPLALRIREEVKQRAAVLRARGIAPKCVAIVVDGDGPGLLYAQTARRIGADAGVNIEIVPIGASADTSGALAIVLRIVDEPTVHGLIIQRPLPAKLDEQRIVEAIDPAKDVDGAHPYNQGLLALGKPQFVPSTASAVLEILSLPPTPPLRGARVAVVGRSAVVGRPAAALLTAADATVTVCHSRTKDLAAITFASDIVVLAVGKPGFLTGDMVAPGAIVVDVGTTVVDGRLVGDADPISVSAVAGALTPVPGGVGPITTSILLRNIVSAAEALNQS
- a CDS encoding sigma-70 family RNA polymerase sigma factor; the encoded protein is MTARPRSPITAPSSEQIAFVEHAMATYGRQTYNYAYRLTGNESDARDLTQEAFIRVFRAWQSFREGTSFLSWIYRIVTNLHRDELRKRKGVFVEPLPEDNQPQSRPALDASHDPIANLHERQLSPVMERALKAMSYDQRVVVVLADIEEYSYQEIADIVSCSIGTVRSRLHRSREQLRRLVISEREKEPQG